From a region of the Actinopolymorpha singaporensis genome:
- a CDS encoding SDR family NAD(P)-dependent oxidoreductase: MPTALVTGPTAGLGRAYAEAFAGRGFDLVLVARDRARLGSLATELSGRFGVNCEVLPADLADKADLRTVEERLRTGEPPVDLLVNNAGYGLGEGFLDSGSDDEERLLDVLVVAVLRLTKAALPGMLARRTGAVINVSSVAGFAPYGTYGAAKAWVTTFTEGVANDLRGTGVRAFAVCPGYVRTEFHQRSGLRVRGLPNFMWLTPPEVVEATLRHLDSGRAGPVVVPTTRYQMVAGAARYAPRPLVRAAARGVRMRRR; the protein is encoded by the coding sequence ATGCCTACCGCTCTCGTCACCGGACCCACCGCCGGCCTCGGCCGCGCCTACGCCGAGGCCTTCGCCGGTCGTGGCTTCGACCTCGTGCTCGTGGCCCGCGACCGGGCCAGGCTCGGATCTCTCGCCACCGAGCTTTCCGGCCGGTTCGGGGTGAACTGCGAGGTCCTCCCGGCCGACCTGGCCGACAAGGCCGACCTGCGTACGGTCGAGGAACGCCTGCGCACCGGCGAGCCGCCGGTCGACCTGCTGGTCAACAACGCCGGTTACGGACTGGGCGAAGGCTTCCTGGACAGCGGCTCCGACGACGAGGAACGCCTTCTCGACGTACTCGTCGTCGCGGTGCTGCGGCTCACCAAGGCGGCCCTGCCCGGCATGCTGGCGCGCCGTACCGGTGCGGTGATCAACGTCTCCAGCGTGGCCGGGTTCGCGCCGTACGGCACCTACGGCGCGGCGAAGGCCTGGGTCACGACGTTCACCGAGGGGGTCGCGAACGACCTGAGGGGCACCGGTGTGCGCGCGTTCGCGGTGTGCCCGGGCTACGTGCGTACGGAGTTCCACCAGCGGTCCGGCCTGCGCGTGCGGGGACTGCCGAACTTCATGTGGCTGACCCCACCCGAGGTCGTCGAGGCCACCCTGCGCCACCTGGACTCGGGCCGGGCCGGCCCGGTGGTGGTGCCGACGACCCGCTACCAGATGGTCGCCGGTGCCGCACGATACGCGCCGCGGCCGTTGGTGCGAGCCGCCGCCCGCGGCGTGCGGATGCGCCGGCGCTGA
- a CDS encoding pyridoxal phosphate-dependent aminotransferase, producing the protein MAARLQGLGTTIFAEMSALALRTSSINLGQGFPDTDGPTRMLDAAVDAIRSGDHNQYPPGIGIAALREAVSAHQRRFYDLEYDPDTEVLVTAGATEAIAAALLALVEPGDEVVALEPYYDSYAAGIAMAGGRRVPVTLRAPDFRLDVDALRAAVTSRTKLLLVNSPHNPTGTVLTADELAAIAELAVERDLLVVTDEVYEHLSYDGAPHIPLATYPGMRERTVTISSAGKTFAVTGWKIGWVCATPPLVAAVRTAKQFLTYVSGGPFQPAVAEALAFGDDYYDGLRASMQGKRDLLSEGLSSLGLDVFVPGGTYFVTTDVRPLGYDDGVEFCRMLPERCGVVAIPHEVFYDDKQAGRPLVRWAFCKRDEVLSEAVERLRSGLRGGPR; encoded by the coding sequence ATGGCCGCCCGCCTGCAGGGTCTCGGAACGACGATCTTCGCAGAGATGTCGGCGCTCGCGCTGCGAACCTCCTCGATCAACCTCGGCCAGGGCTTCCCCGACACCGACGGCCCGACGCGCATGCTGGACGCCGCGGTCGACGCGATCAGGTCCGGTGACCACAACCAGTACCCGCCGGGCATCGGCATCGCCGCCCTGCGCGAGGCGGTGTCCGCGCACCAGCGCCGCTTCTACGACCTGGAGTACGACCCCGACACCGAGGTGCTCGTCACCGCCGGCGCGACCGAGGCGATCGCGGCCGCGCTCCTGGCCCTGGTCGAGCCCGGCGACGAGGTGGTCGCGCTGGAGCCCTACTACGACTCCTACGCGGCCGGGATCGCGATGGCCGGGGGTCGGCGCGTACCCGTCACGTTGCGGGCGCCGGACTTCCGGCTCGACGTCGACGCGCTGCGCGCCGCGGTCACCTCGCGGACCAAGCTGCTGCTGGTCAACTCACCGCACAACCCGACCGGGACCGTGCTCACCGCGGACGAGCTGGCCGCGATCGCCGAGCTCGCCGTCGAGCGCGACCTGCTGGTGGTGACCGACGAGGTGTACGAGCACCTGTCCTACGACGGCGCGCCGCACATCCCGCTCGCGACGTACCCCGGAATGCGTGAGCGGACCGTGACCATCTCCAGCGCCGGGAAGACGTTCGCCGTCACCGGCTGGAAGATCGGTTGGGTCTGCGCCACGCCGCCCCTGGTGGCCGCGGTGCGCACCGCCAAGCAGTTCCTCACCTACGTCTCCGGCGGGCCGTTCCAGCCGGCGGTCGCCGAGGCGCTGGCGTTCGGTGACGACTACTACGACGGCCTGCGGGCTTCCATGCAGGGGAAGCGCGACCTGCTCAGCGAGGGGCTGTCGTCCCTCGGGCTGGACGTGTTCGTGCCCGGCGGGACCTACTTCGTCACCACCGACGTACGCCCGCTCGGCTACGACGACGGCGTGGAGTTCTGCCGAATGCTGCCCGAACGCTGCGGCGTGGTCGCCATCCCGCACGAGGTGTTCTACGACGACAAGCAGGCCGGGCGGCCCCTGGTGCGCTGGGCGTTCTGCAAGCGGGACGAGGTGTTGTCGGAGGCGGTGGAGCGGCTGCGGTCCGGCCTGCGTGGCGGTCCGCGCTAG